One part of the Sphaerochaeta sp. genome encodes these proteins:
- a CDS encoding sodium:solute symporter family protein → MEINSGALLIVGVYLIGMLVIGYIVGKLKIKSSKDYMIAGRRMGLFMVAFSLSANNIGGGSTTGLANKAFGSWGMSAVWYVLAASIAMIPLAYFAPKIRKTMAVTIPEVIERRFGKPSATFSAVLNILALFCLTSSQIAASGAVITTLTGIPLNVCLIIAGIVVILYTTLGGMIADQISDLVQFIIILVGLAIATPIVIHGCGGWDALSAKLPASQLDITKIGWVVIIGYIFNYFCTFLSGPEMISRFETAKDEKTARNASLLSGLLMAAMAFFPTLLGLAALAMKDQIPGITGATAMMDVTEHFAPTFITGFVSAAIISATMSSADSNLLCMSTMFIRDIYMKYFRADRPLTDKQVIFATRLCNVIACLIAMAISLGGVDIITMNTFAFAIRCSGPFAAYGLGMVVPRATKSSGQLSIITGTIGVIVWQFLSKGGFYLGILPVVFGCAVGAATFFLVNLIQWKQGAEPAPSAFLTDAQVAALELQEKETSID, encoded by the coding sequence ATGGAAATCAACAGTGGAGCGCTTCTGATCGTCGGTGTGTACCTGATTGGAATGCTGGTAATCGGCTACATCGTCGGCAAACTGAAGATCAAGAGCAGCAAGGACTACATGATCGCGGGACGACGGATGGGCTTGTTCATGGTGGCCTTCTCGCTGTCCGCCAACAATATCGGTGGTGGCTCGACGACTGGGTTGGCGAACAAGGCCTTCGGAAGTTGGGGCATGAGTGCCGTCTGGTATGTGCTTGCCGCGTCGATCGCGATGATTCCGCTTGCCTATTTCGCGCCGAAGATCCGTAAGACGATGGCCGTGACGATTCCGGAAGTCATTGAGCGGCGTTTCGGAAAGCCGAGCGCGACGTTCTCCGCCGTGTTGAACATCTTGGCATTGTTTTGCCTGACATCGTCACAGATCGCCGCCTCAGGTGCGGTCATCACCACATTGACGGGCATCCCGCTGAACGTTTGTCTGATCATCGCGGGCATCGTCGTCATTCTCTATACGACACTCGGAGGCATGATCGCCGACCAGATATCCGACTTGGTCCAGTTCATCATCATCCTCGTCGGACTCGCCATCGCCACACCGATTGTCATCCATGGGTGCGGAGGCTGGGATGCGCTGTCCGCAAAACTTCCCGCTTCGCAGCTGGACATCACAAAGATCGGCTGGGTCGTCATCATCGGATACATCTTCAACTATTTCTGCACGTTCCTTTCTGGTCCTGAGATGATCAGCCGTTTTGAGACAGCCAAGGATGAGAAGACCGCCCGCAATGCGTCGCTGCTGTCTGGACTGCTGATGGCCGCGATGGCGTTTTTCCCCACTTTGCTCGGTCTTGCGGCCCTCGCGATGAAGGACCAGATTCCCGGCATCACCGGAGCGACCGCGATGATGGACGTCACCGAGCATTTCGCGCCGACATTCATCACCGGGTTTGTTTCGGCGGCAATCATTTCCGCGACGATGAGTTCGGCCGACTCGAACCTGCTGTGCATGTCGACGATGTTCATCCGTGACATCTACATGAAGTATTTCAGGGCCGACAGGCCACTGACAGACAAGCAGGTGATCTTCGCCACCCGGCTGTGCAACGTCATCGCCTGCTTGATCGCCATGGCGATATCCCTTGGTGGGGTAGACATCATTACGATGAACACCTTCGCCTTTGCCATCCGTTGCTCCGGTCCGTTCGCGGCTTATGGCCTGGGGATGGTTGTCCCTCGCGCTACGAAAAGCTCCGGACAGTTGTCGATCATCACCGGTACCATCGGCGTCATCGTCTGGCAGTTTCTCTCCAAGGGGGGATTCTACCTCGGCATCCTGCCAGTGGTCTTCGGATGCGCGGTCGGCGCGGCGACCTTCTTCCTCGTCAATCTGATCCAGTGGAAACAGGGAGCCGAGCCTGCTCCGTCCGCATTCCTGACCGACGCACAAGTCGCGGCCTTGGAATTGCAGGAGAAGGAAACCAGCATCGACTGA